In Melopsittacus undulatus isolate bMelUnd1 chromosome 20, bMelUnd1.mat.Z, whole genome shotgun sequence, a genomic segment contains:
- the RORC gene encoding nuclear receptor ROR-gamma produces the protein MPLELVDFGGYDGYCGCCRVLMALMGTGAEGHCWVLVVAEGHRWVPAVPWEPRAPSGETSATSVRGSRQEPHREGPSRQRVAGLSQRGASRAPGTGCGSALRPRGEEERVRVRAQGQEGLGQGLRVSVRARLCAGLSAAAAGNGTGSVSSTGLRGSAVPVPAAPVPGPSVPAAPPPGPCPGAAPGLRLPARWGRAPIAASPALAAAVVCSPRRPVRPNLRRAPGGTGGSRGHRNPQAPGMSPSVTSGAPDTNGVLGGTWEADVAPHRTPHIEVIPCKICGDKSSGIHYGVITCEGCKGFFRRSQQSSLSYACSRQQNCPIDRTSRNRCQHCRLQKCLRLGMSRDAVKFGRMSKTQRDRLQAEVQQQLQQRQRAAEGAPGGLPGHRSLALSPTGPRHGGTDGRAGTTALVEPRQMEGSKRSLDGAGDRHGDGDSFYPHPDAGTVLESSTSSSVEIEQLTQNVLKSYHETCQLRAEDLQRRRWDTFSSEEICAYQKKPTEEMWQRCAGRITEAIQHVVEFAKHLRGFRELCQNDQIVLLKTGAMEVVLVRMCRAFNADNRTVFFEGKYASAELFRSLGCHELIGSIFDFAQSLCALQCSEPEVAFLSALVLVNASRPCLQEPVQVSRLRRRLELAFQLLLRRTRREGLLDRLPPQGRLRALCSQHVEQLQALRRRHPPALLDAFPPLYRELFVGETEGTGAAR, from the exons ATGCCCCTGGAGCTGGTGGATTTTGGTGGTTATGATGGGTACTGTGGGTGCTGCCGGGTGCTGATGGCACTGATGGGTACTG GTGCTGAGGGGcactgctgggtgctggtggtTGCCGAGGGGCACCGTTGGGTGCCGGCGGTGCCGTGGGAGCCTCGGGCGCCGTCGGGCGAGACCTCGGCGACCTCTGTCCGCGGTTCCCGGCAGGAGCCGCACCGAGAGGGCCCTTCCCGGCAGCGGGTCGCGGGGCTGAGTCAACGCGGAGCATCCCGGGCTCCCGGTACCGGATGCGGCTCCGCTCTTCGGCCTCGGGGGGAAGAGGAGCGGGTGCGGGTGCGCGcacaggggcaggaggggctcgGGCAGGGGCTCCGGGTGTCGGTGCGTGCCCGGCTGTGTGCGGGGCTGAGCGCGGCGGCAGCGGGGAACGGGACCGGCAGCGTGTCCAGCACCGGGCTCCGCGGCTCCGCTGTCCCCGTCCCCGCTGCCCCCGTTCCCGGTCCCTCCGTCCCTGCGGCTCCCCCCCCCGGTCCCTGTCCCGGGGCCGCGCCGGGGCTGCGCCTTCCTGCCAGGTGGGGCCGTGCCCCAATTGCGGCTTCCCCGGCGCTCGCTGCCGCTGTGGTTTGCAGCCCCCGGCGTCCGGTTCGGCCGAACCTGCGCAGGGCAccggggggcaccggggggtCCCGGGGGCACCGCAACCCCCAGGCCCCAGGGATGAGCCCATCGGTGACGAGCGGGGCCCCGGATACCAACGGGGTCCTGGGGGGAACGTGGGAGGCAGATGTGGCCCCACACAGGACAC CCCACATCGAGGTGATTCCCTGCAAGATCTGTGGGGACAAATCCTCGGGGATCCACTACGGCGTCATCACCTGTGAGGGCTGcaag GGCTTCTTCCGGCgcagccagcagagcagcctgagcTACGCCTGCAGCCGGCAGCAGAACTGCCCCATTGACCGCACCAGCCGCAACCGGTGCCAGCACTGCCGCCTGCAGAAGTGCCTGCGCCTCGGCATGTCCCGCGACG CCGTCAAGTTCGGCCGCATGTCCAAGACGCAGCGGGACCGGCTGCAGGCcgaggtgcagcagcagctccagcagcggCAGCGGGCGGCAGAGGGGGCACCGGGGGGGCTGCCGGGGCACCGGAGCCTCGCGCTCAGCCCCACCGGCCCCCGGCACGGTGGCACAGACGGCAGGGCTGGGACCACGGCACTGGTGGAGCCACGACAGATGGAGGGGAGCAAAAGGAGCctggatggggctggggacagaCACGGGGATGGGGACAGCTTCTACCCCCACCCCGATGCTGGCACCGTCCTGGAATCATCGACATCCTCCAGTGTGGAGATCG AGCAGCTCACCCAGAACGTGCTCAAGTCCTACCATGAGACGTGCCAGCTCCGTGCCGAGGACCTGCAGCGCCGGCGCTGGGACACCTTCTCCTCTGAGGAGATCTGCGCCTACCAGAAGAAG CCAACGGAGGAGATGTGGCAGCGCTGCGCCGGGCGCATCACCGAAGCCATCCAGCACGTGGTGGAGTTTGCCAAGCACCTGCGTGGCTTCAGGGAGCTCTGCCAGAATGACCAGATTGTCCTCCTCAAAACAG GCGCCATGGAGGTGGTGCTGGTGCGCATGTGCCGCGCCTTCAACGCCGACAACCGGACCGTGTTCTTTGAGGGCAAGTACGCCAGTGCCGAGCTCTTCCGATCGCTGG GCTGCCACGAGCTCATCGGCTCCATCTTCGACTTCGCGCAGagcctctgtgctctgcagtgctcGGAGCCCGAGGTTGCCTTCCTCAGCGCCCTCGTCCTCGTCAACGCCA GCCGCCCCTGCCTGCAGGAGCCGGTGCAGGTGTCGCGGCTGCGGCGCCGCCTGGAACTTgccttccagctgctgctgcggCGGACGCGGCGCGAGGGGCTCCTGGACAGG CTGCCGCCGCAGGGCCGCCTGAGGGCGCTGTGCTCGCAGCACgtggagcagctccaggcccTGCGCCGCCGGCACCCCCCGGCGCTGCTCGACGCCTTCCCCCCCCTCTACCGGGAGCTCTTCGTCGGGGAGACCGAAGGCACCGGAGCCGCACGATGA